Genomic segment of Paenibacillus sp. FSL R5-0623:
TGCTTGTAAGCTGACGGCCATTTAGGGTGAGAGATACGTTAATATCCTGTGACGGAGTCGTCGCTTTATCAAATGTTGCATTCACAGGAGAAATCACAGCATTTGTACCCGGTGTTGAATCCACAATTTTGACTTTTAACACAGGGTCCTGACCTTGATTAAAATCCAGAACAATCGAATGCTCGCCAACTGGCAGGGTTGCCAGATAAGCTTTTTTCAACAGCAATGTGCTTCCGTTCAAGGTATAGTCTGTCGTTGCGGTCAACGCATTGTTGCCTGCCCGGAGAGCAGTTAGCGTATTGCCGTTTGCATTCACGGTTACGGTTTTATCGCTTTGATTGGGTGTGTATTTGTCAAATTCAACGTTTCCAGGTGTGATGGATGCACTGGGGGTGGGATTGTTAACCTTTAGATTTGGCAGCTCATCCAACGTAATGACATAATCACTTTGATAAAGCGTTTTCAATGTTGCCGGGTAATTGAACGCAGAACTCATCAGATGCTCGCCATACCAAGGGCAGAAGTACAGCCATCCTGATTTCTCTTCGGTCAGATTCTTCACGCTTGGGATTGTGTCATTCTCCGTCATGGCTACCATTTTCGTACCGTTCGTCAACTCAACAAGCTTATAGAAAATCGAGGTAATCGCATCCTCATTCGGTACGCCAGACAAACCGTCATAACGGTTGTAAATCGTATTGTATTTATCATATCCGACAAGATCTACCTGATCATCGCCCGGATACCAGGCAGGAGAAGTACTGTATACATAACTGTTGTAGGTCCAGATCAGATTATGCAAACCATACGTCTCCGTAAGTTCGGTATACAGCAGATCCCATAGCTCTTTGTACACTTCTGCGCCTGCCGAAGCCCACCAGAACCATGCACCTTCCCCGTTCAGCCCGCCGTTGCCTTCTGCTTCATGATATGGACGGAACAGAACCGGCACGTTGTTATCTTGCAAAATCAGCAATTGTTCTGCCAGATCCTCGATGGTCATCATCACGTATTGATACTCTTTGGTACCGGGAATTACCGCATTCGCTGTATTAAAATTCGTTTCTGTCGGTTTGTAGGTAGCCTCTTTCCAATCCACAAATTCCCCAAGCTCATACGTATTGAAATTACGAGGTACATTGATATGCCAGGAAGCTGTTGCAATACCTTCACGGTTATTCACCCAATCAATCATACGATCGGTTGTACCGTCCTCCCAACCATACAACGGATTATAGTTCATCAAATCAAAACCGCGGATAGCCGGATACTTTCCGGTAAGATCATGAATCCACTCGAATTCAAGCTCTGTATCTCCGTCATTCCCTCCTCCGTAGATTTCTTGCTGACCAGAAATAATGTTGTTTCCGTATACCTCCGTTAAATAATTCATCAAAATTTGAGTTTCCGGTGTAGCTTCAGGATCAGTGAGAATTGGCTGCACATTCAGGGGATCCAGATCAGCATGATCCACTGTGAAGGTATCAAAATAAGCGAAGCCCCAACCAGCCTTTAGCTCAATCGTGTTGGTACCCTGATTCAACTTATGAAAACCAAAATCAAAATTCGACCACGTAGTCGTGTAAGGTAGCATATACGCCCCCTTGGTAACACCATTCACGTTTAAATTTTGTGACCTGCCATCTGCACTGAGCTCCTGCATATATCGTGTGGAGATCGCGTACATGCCGGTTTCCGGGACAGTAACTGTGAAGGTTAATGTGCCAGAGTTCTGCATCCAGACAAATCCATCCCCCGAGAATCCGGGCTTGGGTTGTCCATAGATTGAAGTAACCACTTGAAGATCCGGGGTGAGCTGCGCATTTTCGCTTTCGATGGTGAACAGTGGGGTGTCTGCATGAACGGGCGCTGTCATTAATCCAAGCAGTAGGGCCAATGCCAGCATCATTGCGGTTGCCTTTTTGAGCAAATTTTTCATCAATTCCATCTTCCTTCCCAAGTGAAATATGATAATGAAATGTCAATGAACCCATTCATGATGGCGCTTTCATTTTAAACATAGCATGCATACCAATATTTGTAAATATATGGTGAATGAGAATGTTTGAAATTCTTTTGTACCAGTACTTTGAACGCCATTTGTCCATCCTTCCACCAATATTGAAGACAATTCGAAAACGGTTCATTATCTAACCAGTTTCGGGCCTAAACTTCATCTCACGTTAGATGAATGTACTTGGCAGAAAACCTACAAAAACAAAAAAAGCATTCCTGGATCGGATGCTTTTTCAAAGAACGTTTCTTCATTTCACATTTTTTTATGTCTACGTCCTGCGTCCCGGCTCAACTAACGGTTTCCTCGGGAGATGTTTCCTTTACCACACAGCGTTCCCCTGCCTTGCGTACCGCCCGAATAATGCCACCGTAGCCGGTACAACGACACAAATTCCCACATAATCCCGTTTCAATCTGTTCTTGAGAAGGCTCAGGATGTGCATCCAGT
This window contains:
- a CDS encoding glycosyl hydrolase gives rise to the protein MKNLLKKATAMMLALALLLGLMTAPVHADTPLFTIESENAQLTPDLQVVTSIYGQPKPGFSGDGFVWMQNSGTLTFTVTVPETGMYAISTRYMQELSADGRSQNLNVNGVTKGAYMLPYTTTWSNFDFGFHKLNQGTNTIELKAGWGFAYFDTFTVDHADLDPLNVQPILTDPEATPETQILMNYLTEVYGNNIISGQQEIYGGGNDGDTELEFEWIHDLTGKYPAIRGFDLMNYNPLYGWEDGTTDRMIDWVNNREGIATASWHINVPRNFNTYELGEFVDWKEATYKPTETNFNTANAVIPGTKEYQYVMMTIEDLAEQLLILQDNNVPVLFRPYHEAEGNGGLNGEGAWFWWASAGAEVYKELWDLLYTELTETYGLHNLIWTYNSYVYSTSPAWYPGDDQVDLVGYDKYNTIYNRYDGLSGVPNEDAITSIFYKLVELTNGTKMVAMTENDTIPSVKNLTEEKSGWLYFCPWYGEHLMSSAFNYPATLKTLYQSDYVITLDELPNLKVNNPTPSASITPGNVEFDKYTPNQSDKTVTVNANGNTLTALRAGNNALTATTDYTLNGSTLLLKKAYLATLPVGEHSIVLDFNQGQDPVLKVKIVDSTPGTNAVISPVNATFDKATTPSQDINVSLTLNGRQLTSITKGNATLISGQNYTASSSAVVLNHSYLAALPLGENVLTFHFNGGNNAELTVNVVDSTVTVPAGDLTIQAFNGNTSASANGVSPKFKLVNSGNSAIPLSDVKLRYYYTIDGEEAQSFWSDWASMGSTNVTSQFVKLETPVAGADHYLEVGFTSAAGSLNAGQSAEVQARFSKNNWTNYTQTDDYSFKATGSQFASHDKVTGYVNGQLVWGIEP